In the Clostridium beijerinckii genome, one interval contains:
- a CDS encoding VanZ family protein, with the protein MKKIVILLCLFWMGFIFYMSGNNGTISHEQSTKVVNIIENAQRNQEKSQAENKDKAVSSSDSSQVNKNSINVQQEEASNLDHIVRKNAHAFMYMVLAILVCGALFSYNKNGKGMIIYILFICLFYAVTDEFHQSFIPGRTSLVSDILVDFMGAMIGLGLFYFSYYKIYKRKRS; encoded by the coding sequence TTGAAAAAAATCGTTATACTTTTATGTTTGTTCTGGATGGGATTTATATTTTATATGTCAGGAAATAACGGAACAATTTCTCATGAACAAAGCACTAAGGTGGTTAATATAATTGAAAATGCTCAAAGAAATCAAGAAAAATCACAAGCTGAAAATAAAGATAAGGCAGTAAGCAGTAGTGATAGTTCCCAAGTAAATAAGAATAGCATTAATGTTCAGCAGGAAGAAGCAAGTAATTTAGATCATATAGTAAGGAAAAATGCTCATGCATTTATGTATATGGTACTAGCAATTCTAGTTTGCGGTGCACTTTTCTCTTATAATAAAAATGGAAAAGGTATGATAATTTACATATTGTTTATTTGTTTATTTTATGCTGTAACTGATGAGTTCCATCAATCTTTTATACCAGGAAGGACTTCATTAGTTAGTGATATTTTAGTTGATTTTATGGGAGCAATGATTGGATTAGGCTTATTTTATTTTTCTTATTATAAAATTTATAAAAGGAAAAGGTCTTAA
- a CDS encoding ATP-binding cassette domain-containing protein, whose product MSILSLKNISKYYKVKSSEKVYVLKDINLSFEKNELVAIIGESGSGKSTLMNLIGGLDSKYNGELFVNGDNIKKFKKRELDDYRKNKIGFVFQSFNLIPHLSILNNVAIAMTLSNVKKKERVKRAKELLIELGLKDHINKKPNQLSGGQKQRVAIARALVNDPEIIIADEPTGSLDSKTSMQVLEIMKSIAKAGKLVIMVTHSEKVASCCSRVIKIADGSINEDNKSFELEAAVGDEKNYEGSRYIRKRGKSLNSFNAIKLALTNMKEKAIRNIFISIGSSIGIMSLILMLAFGNGIKAYFNRTMNSYVNPLVIEVNMPSDDSETVDLDIATIQKPDINKQTPFKEEDIKKLSEIENVSSIEKGFNEISLGADSLSYNGKGSNVMRLSTISSNITESNLKEGTLPKDGEILINKTISDKVGEDVIGKKVTLSILVNQKVLKKEFVVSGIYTTAGGDLTSIMKSVFLNYSDLENWYLENKYELKSNVMYLNTPSEKYTDGIKEKVKELGYSGSSQEQMLNMFNSMISILTYVLSGISAVSLVVSAIMIVVIMYISVVERTKEIGIIKAIGGRRKDIRKIFVLEAFLIGCFSGIIGLAFAYALMRGINIKSIKLFGINLVLIKKSYAAFGLTLSIAISVLAGLLPANKAARLDPVESLRRE is encoded by the coding sequence ATGAGTATATTAAGTTTAAAAAATATTAGCAAATATTATAAAGTAAAAAGTAGTGAAAAAGTTTATGTGCTAAAAGATATTAATTTATCTTTTGAGAAAAATGAATTAGTGGCGATTATAGGAGAATCAGGTAGTGGTAAGTCTACATTAATGAATTTAATAGGTGGATTGGATTCTAAATATAATGGAGAATTATTTGTAAACGGAGATAATATTAAAAAGTTTAAGAAAAGAGAACTCGATGATTATAGGAAAAATAAGATTGGGTTTGTATTTCAAAGCTTTAATTTAATACCACATTTATCTATTTTAAATAATGTAGCAATAGCTATGACGCTATCTAATGTAAAGAAAAAAGAAAGAGTTAAACGTGCAAAAGAATTGTTAATAGAACTTGGGTTAAAAGATCATATAAATAAGAAGCCAAACCAGTTATCAGGTGGGCAGAAACAGAGGGTAGCTATTGCAAGAGCATTAGTGAATGATCCTGAAATAATTATTGCAGACGAACCTACAGGAAGCCTAGACTCAAAGACATCAATGCAAGTTCTAGAAATAATGAAGAGTATAGCTAAAGCTGGTAAACTTGTGATTATGGTTACTCATTCTGAAAAAGTAGCATCTTGCTGCAGCAGAGTAATTAAAATAGCTGATGGAAGTATAAATGAGGATAATAAATCCTTTGAATTGGAAGCTGCTGTTGGCGATGAGAAGAACTATGAAGGAAGCAGATACATCAGAAAAAGAGGGAAAAGTTTAAATTCTTTTAATGCAATAAAGCTGGCACTTACTAATATGAAGGAAAAGGCAATAAGAAATATATTTATTTCTATAGGCTCAAGTATAGGAATAATGAGTCTTATTTTGATGTTGGCTTTTGGAAATGGAATTAAGGCTTATTTTAATAGAACTATGAATAGTTATGTTAATCCTCTAGTAATAGAGGTAAACATGCCTAGTGATGATTCTGAAACGGTTGATTTAGATATTGCAACCATACAGAAGCCTGACATTAATAAACAAACTCCATTTAAAGAAGAAGATATAAAAAAGCTATCAGAAATAGAAAATGTATCTTCTATAGAAAAGGGATTTAATGAAATATCTCTAGGAGCAGATTCTTTAAGTTATAATGGAAAAGGAAGCAATGTCATGAGGCTTTCAACCATATCTTCAAATATAACAGAATCAAATCTTAAGGAAGGAACGTTGCCTAAAGACGGAGAGATACTAATAAATAAAACTATAAGTGATAAAGTTGGAGAAGACGTTATTGGTAAAAAGGTGACTTTGAGCATTTTAGTAAATCAAAAGGTATTAAAAAAAGAATTTGTTGTAAGCGGAATTTATACTACAGCAGGTGGAGATTTAACTTCAATCATGAAGTCTGTCTTTTTAAACTATTCAGATTTAGAAAACTGGTATTTAGAGAATAAATATGAATTAAAGTCTAATGTAATGTATTTAAATACACCTAGTGAAAAATATACTGACGGAATAAAAGAAAAGGTTAAGGAACTCGGATATTCAGGATCTTCGCAGGAGCAAATGTTAAATATGTTTAATTCTATGATAAGTATTTTAACTTACGTGCTATCAGGAATTTCGGCGGTATCTTTGGTAGTATCTGCAATTATGATTGTAGTAATAATGTATATTAGTGTTGTAGAACGAACTAAAGAAATAGGCATAATTAAAGCCATAGGGGGGCGTCGGAAGGATATAAGAAAGATTTTTGTTTTAGAAGCGTTCTTAATCGGCTGCTTCAGTGGGATTATTGGACTTGCCTTTGCATATGCATTAATGAGAGGTATAAATATCAAGTCAATTAAATTATTTGGAATCAATTTAGTTTTGATAAAGAAGTCATATGCTGCTTTTGGATTAACATTAAGTATTGCTATAAGCGTTCTGGCTGGACTATTACCAGCTAATAAAGCTGCTAGATTAGATCCTGTTGAATCTTTAAGAAGAGAATAA
- a CDS encoding acyl carrier protein produces MEKLIELLQGVRDDVDFGTCTTLVDEGILDSFDIVEIVNVIDDEYDIEVPAIEIIPENFNSAEAIFNLIQRLLEE; encoded by the coding sequence ATGGAGAAGTTAATTGAATTATTACAAGGTGTTAGAGATGATGTTGATTTTGGGACATGTACAACTTTAGTTGATGAAGGTATTTTGGATTCGTTTGATATTGTTGAAATTGTTAATGTAATTGATGATGAATATGATATCGAAGTTCCTGCAATTGAAATAATTCCTGAAAATTTTAACAGTGCAGAAGCAATTTTTAACTTGATACAACGCCTTTTAGAAGAATAA
- the galU gene encoding UTP--glucose-1-phosphate uridylyltransferase GalU: MSKKIKKAIIPAAGLGTRFLPATKAKSKEMLPIVDKPAIQYIVEEAIASGIEEILIITGRHKTCIENHFDKSVELEAELAKNNKDDLLKIVRDISGMANIHYIRQKEPKGLGHAIYCARAFVGNEPFAVLLGDDIVYTNEYQKPCLKQLMDCYSEYKTSILGVQAVEPEHVSRYGIVNGIKIEDRVSKVKGLVEKPNIKDALSNTAILGRYIITPQIFEVLSRIKPGKGNEIQLTDALLELLKEEAIYSYNFEGTRYDVGDKLGYLKATVEYALRNSELRDGFTDYLKSIVI, from the coding sequence ATGAGTAAAAAAATAAAAAAAGCGATAATTCCTGCGGCAGGCTTGGGCACAAGGTTTCTTCCAGCAACTAAAGCAAAATCTAAGGAAATGCTTCCTATAGTAGATAAACCTGCAATTCAGTATATTGTGGAAGAAGCAATAGCTTCTGGAATTGAAGAAATTCTTATTATAACTGGAAGGCATAAAACATGCATTGAAAATCATTTTGATAAGTCAGTGGAACTTGAAGCAGAACTAGCTAAAAATAATAAGGACGATTTATTAAAGATAGTCAGGGATATATCAGGTATGGCAAATATTCACTACATAAGACAGAAGGAACCAAAAGGGTTAGGACATGCTATTTACTGTGCTAGGGCATTTGTAGGAAATGAACCTTTTGCAGTATTGCTTGGAGATGATATTGTTTATACAAATGAATACCAAAAGCCTTGTTTGAAACAGCTTATGGACTGCTATAGTGAATACAAAACAAGTATATTGGGAGTGCAGGCAGTAGAACCAGAGCATGTATCAAGGTATGGAATAGTTAATGGAATAAAAATTGAGGATAGAGTGTCTAAGGTTAAGGGGTTAGTGGAAAAGCCAAATATTAAAGATGCTTTATCTAATACTGCAATTCTTGGAAGGTACATAATAACACCACAGATATTTGAGGTATTAAGCAGAATTAAACCTGGAAAAGGTAATGAAATACAGCTTACAGATGCATTATTAGAATTGCTTAAAGAAGAAGCAATTTATTCATATAACTTTGAAGGAACAAGATATGATGTTGGAGATAAACTTGGATACTTAAAAGCTACAGTAGAATACGCATTAAGAAATTCAGAACTTAGAGATGGATTTACAGATTACTTAAAGAGTATAGTTATTTAA